The Mycobacterium paragordonae genome includes a region encoding these proteins:
- a CDS encoding Lrp/AsnC family transcriptional regulator produces MDRLDDTDERILVELAEHARATFAEIGQKVNLSAPAVKRRVDRMLDSGVIRGFTTVVDHNALGWNTEAYVQVFCHGRIAPEKLREAWVDIPEVVSAATVTGTSDAILHVLARDMRHLEAALERIRSSADIERSESIVVLSNLIDRMRP; encoded by the coding sequence GTGGACCGTCTGGACGACACCGACGAGCGCATTTTGGTCGAACTCGCCGAGCATGCCCGGGCCACCTTCGCCGAGATCGGTCAGAAAGTGAACTTGTCCGCGCCTGCGGTGAAGCGCCGGGTCGACCGGATGCTCGACAGCGGGGTGATCCGGGGCTTCACCACCGTCGTGGACCACAACGCGCTCGGCTGGAACACCGAGGCGTACGTGCAGGTGTTCTGCCACGGCCGGATTGCGCCGGAGAAGTTGCGCGAGGCGTGGGTGGACATCCCAGAGGTGGTCAGCGCGGCCACCGTGACCGGCACCTCGGATGCGATTCTGCACGTCCTTGCCCGGGATATGCGGCATCTGGAGGCCGCCCTGGAACGCATCCGGTCCAGCGCCGACATCGAGCGCAGCGAAAGCATCGTGGTGCTGTCCAACCTGATCGACCGGATGCGGCCCTAG
- a CDS encoding energy-coupling factor transporter transmembrane component T family protein — MTSTSHPRQRETRKPGRPVVLLVPIPGTSPIHDLWAGTKLLVVFGISVLLAFYPGWVTIGCAAAVVLAAIWTAHIPRGALPSIPRWLWIVIFIGGFTAALAGGNPLVPVAGLELGLGGFLNFLRITALTLVLLGLGGLVSYTTNVAEIGPAVATLGRPLRLLRLPIDEWAVALALALRAFPMLIDEFQVLYAARRLRPKPVPRNRREKRQQRRLEVIDLLAATITVTLRRADEMGDAITARGGTGQLSAHPRRPKLADWVALTITVLVCGAGVAIQTILTAH, encoded by the coding sequence GTGACAAGCACATCCCACCCGCGGCAGCGCGAAACCCGCAAGCCGGGTCGACCGGTGGTGTTGCTGGTGCCGATACCGGGCACGTCGCCCATCCACGACCTGTGGGCAGGGACCAAACTGCTTGTGGTCTTCGGCATCTCGGTGCTATTGGCGTTCTATCCGGGCTGGGTGACGATCGGTTGTGCCGCGGCCGTGGTGCTGGCGGCGATCTGGACCGCCCATATCCCGCGGGGCGCTTTGCCGTCGATACCCCGCTGGCTGTGGATCGTCATCTTCATCGGCGGTTTTACCGCGGCGCTGGCCGGCGGTAATCCGCTGGTCCCGGTGGCCGGCCTGGAGCTGGGACTCGGCGGTTTCTTGAACTTCCTGCGTATCACGGCGCTTACCCTGGTGCTGCTGGGACTGGGCGGTCTGGTGTCCTACACCACCAATGTTGCCGAAATCGGTCCTGCGGTGGCGACTTTGGGCCGGCCGCTGCGGCTGCTGCGGCTGCCGATCGACGAGTGGGCGGTAGCGCTGGCGTTGGCGCTGCGCGCCTTCCCGATGTTGATCGATGAGTTCCAGGTGCTGTACGCGGCCCGCCGGTTGCGGCCGAAACCGGTGCCGCGCAACCGGAGAGAGAAGCGCCAGCAACGCAGGCTGGAGGTCATCGACCTGCTCGCGGCCACGATCACGGTGACGCTGCGCCGCGCTGACGAGATGGGCGACGCGATCACCGCCCGCGGCGGCACCGGCCAGTTGTCGGCTCATCCGCGGCGGCCCAAATTGGCTGACTGGGTTGCGCTGACGATCACCGTCCTGGTGTGCGGCGCGGGCGTGGCGATTCAGACGATCCTCACGGCGCACTGA